A single window of Puniceicoccales bacterium DNA harbors:
- a CDS encoding NAD-dependent epimerase/dehydratase family protein — protein MGYVLVTGAGGFIGGHLVKRLIVSGNVKVKAVDIKPLNLWHQVYSAAENIVLDLSDRGNCYSVMAGVDSVYNLAADMGGIGFIENHKTACMLNVLINTHLLLAARDNKVKSYFFSSSACVYSQSKQLDCDNPGLKESDAYPAMPEDGYGWEKLFSERMCRHFREDFGIATKVFRFHNVYGPFGSFEGGREKAPAAICRKIIDAKLSGKSRIEIWGDGKQTRSFMYIDDCIEGLVRLMESDVAEPLNLGSAELVSINQLVAMVEAIAGVTLEKTYLPQEAKGVRGRNSDNRMIRDLLHWEPSISLQTGLEKTYTWIHGEMKSRYGIN, from the coding sequence ATGGGGTATGTTCTGGTCACCGGTGCCGGTGGCTTTATAGGTGGGCATTTGGTCAAAAGATTGATTGTATCTGGAAATGTAAAGGTTAAAGCCGTTGATATAAAGCCACTTAACCTGTGGCATCAGGTCTACAGTGCTGCGGAAAACATTGTGCTTGACCTGAGTGATAGGGGCAATTGCTATTCGGTTATGGCCGGCGTCGATTCGGTTTATAATCTTGCCGCTGATATGGGCGGAATCGGGTTCATTGAAAACCACAAGACAGCCTGCATGCTGAATGTTTTGATAAACACGCATCTTCTTTTGGCTGCGAGAGATAACAAGGTAAAGAGTTATTTTTTTTCTTCATCGGCCTGTGTTTATTCCCAGTCAAAACAACTGGACTGCGATAATCCGGGGCTGAAAGAATCTGACGCCTATCCGGCTATGCCCGAGGATGGCTATGGCTGGGAGAAGTTGTTTAGCGAAAGGATGTGTCGCCATTTTCGTGAAGACTTTGGCATTGCTACTAAGGTATTTAGGTTTCATAATGTCTATGGACCTTTCGGGTCTTTTGAAGGGGGCCGGGAAAAGGCTCCGGCGGCAATCTGTAGAAAGATTATAGATGCCAAACTTTCAGGTAAAAGCCGGATCGAGATCTGGGGCGATGGAAAACAAACCAGATCGTTTATGTATATAGATGACTGTATTGAAGGCCTGGTTAGGTTGATGGAAAGTGATGTGGCAGAACCACTTAATCTTGGTAGCGCCGAGTTGGTTTCCATAAATCAATTGGTGGCGATGGTGGAAGCTATTGCCGGCGTGACCCTTGAGAAAACCTATTTACCCCAGGAGGCGAAGGGAGTCAGAGGCAGGAACAGTGACAATAGGATGATTAGGGATCTTTTGCATTGGGAACCGTCTATTTCACTACAAACTGGCTTAGAAAAAACCTATACCTGGATCCATGGTGAAATGAAATCCAGGTACGGAATCAATTAA
- the ispG gene encoding (E)-4-hydroxy-3-methylbut-2-enyl-diphosphate synthase — protein sequence MNRRKTREVAVKNVILGGNNLVRVQSMTNTKTDDIETSVGQIKRLYDVGCEIVRLAVTSSHSCEALGHIRHKLSADGIDIPLVADVHFSKKIAFEALRYADKVRINPGNFLRFNENLSPETRHENIANSFGEFVIAAKNAGKSLRIGINQGSLDGYIIKRFGRTVSGMVESAIEFAKVAVANDFYDLVFSFKSSSVPTMVEAYELACHRLDGIGLNFPLHLGVTEAGDGSYARVKSAIGIGSLLLKGIGDTIRVSITGDPVDEIGSAYEILQSCGVRKTMVEYIACPSCGRTQFDLEKTLRDVKLATSKFSNLKIAVMGCIVNGLGEMKDADFGYVGGLPGKIDLYRSGKCVKSAIDEKDAINELVALILASQ from the coding sequence ATGAATCGGCGGAAGACTAGGGAAGTTGCTGTTAAAAATGTCATTCTTGGTGGAAATAATCTGGTCCGAGTGCAGTCTATGACAAACACAAAAACCGATGATATTGAAACTTCCGTTGGCCAGATAAAAAGACTATATGATGTTGGCTGCGAGATAGTTAGGCTTGCAGTCACCTCATCCCATTCCTGTGAAGCCCTTGGCCATATCCGGCACAAATTGAGTGCCGATGGCATAGATATCCCGCTGGTCGCCGATGTTCATTTTTCCAAAAAAATTGCCTTTGAAGCCCTCAGGTATGCAGATAAGGTCAGGATAAATCCAGGAAATTTTTTGCGCTTCAATGAAAATTTGTCACCAGAAACCAGACACGAGAACATCGCTAACTCATTCGGCGAGTTCGTGATAGCAGCCAAAAATGCCGGGAAGAGCCTTCGGATTGGCATAAATCAAGGATCGCTGGATGGCTACATAATAAAGAGGTTTGGGCGAACTGTTAGCGGAATGGTTGAAAGTGCGATCGAGTTTGCAAAGGTTGCCGTGGCCAATGATTTTTATGATCTGGTTTTTTCGTTTAAGTCCAGTTCTGTCCCGACGATGGTTGAAGCCTATGAGCTTGCTTGCCATAGACTTGATGGAATTGGGCTTAACTTCCCGCTGCATCTTGGTGTTACCGAGGCCGGAGATGGTTCCTACGCTAGGGTAAAAAGTGCAATTGGCATAGGGTCGTTATTGCTGAAGGGGATAGGTGACACGATCCGGGTTTCTATCACCGGCGATCCCGTTGATGAGATAGGATCAGCCTACGAGATTTTGCAATCCTGTGGCGTTAGAAAAACCATGGTTGAGTATATAGCCTGTCCATCCTGTGGGCGGACCCAGTTCGACCTGGAAAAGACTCTGCGCGACGTGAAGTTGGCTACGTCAAAATTCTCAAATCTGAAGATTGCGGTGATGGGCTGTATCGTAAATGGCCTTGGTGAGATGAAGGACGCGGATTTTGGCTATGTTGGTGGATTGCCCGGTAAAATAGATCTCTATAGATCCGGGAAGTGTGTGAAGTCTGCGATAGATGAAAAAGATGCTATTAATGAACTGGTTGCATTGATTTTGGCCAGCCAGTAA
- the sufC gene encoding Fe-S cluster assembly ATPase SufC — MGAIDIKNLTVSINHKALIRNLSLSIPRGELHVLMGPNGAGKSSLSKAISGHPDYEITTGTITLDGTQIVGLKPDEIARHGLFIAFQHPLEIEGVTVANLLRTAIQATDMNKKISVQTYYEDLYKAMDNLKIDRSFSSRSLNVGFSGGEKKRCEILQMMMLKPKFALLDEPDSGLDVDGMKIVANGINSMRDSKFSALIITHYQRLLDHIDPDRIHIMIAGQIVRSGGKSIVKELETHGYDWLDKDS, encoded by the coding sequence ATGGGGGCCATCGACATAAAAAATTTGACCGTGTCAATCAATCATAAGGCACTTATTCGCAACCTTTCACTATCGATTCCCCGGGGCGAATTACATGTATTGATGGGCCCCAATGGTGCCGGCAAAAGCTCTCTGTCCAAGGCCATTTCAGGCCATCCTGACTATGAAATTACCACCGGTACCATAACCCTCGACGGGACCCAGATCGTTGGCCTTAAGCCCGATGAAATAGCCAGACATGGATTATTCATAGCCTTCCAGCATCCACTTGAAATAGAAGGGGTTACTGTAGCTAATCTGCTGAGGACCGCCATCCAAGCAACTGACATGAACAAAAAAATCAGCGTGCAAACCTACTACGAAGACCTATACAAAGCCATGGACAATCTGAAGATAGACCGATCATTTTCGTCCAGATCACTAAACGTTGGATTTTCCGGCGGTGAAAAAAAACGCTGTGAAATCCTACAAATGATGATGTTAAAACCAAAATTTGCCCTGCTCGACGAACCAGACAGCGGTCTTGATGTGGATGGAATGAAGATCGTTGCAAATGGCATTAACTCCATGCGAGATAGCAAATTCAGCGCACTTATCATAACCCACTATCAAAGACTCCTGGACCATATAGACCCGGATCGGATCCATATCATGATTGCCGGCCAAATAGTTCGCTCCGGAGGAAAATCCATCGTAAAGGAATTGGAGACCCATGGTTACGATTGGCTCGACAAAGATTCATAA
- the sufB gene encoding Fe-S cluster assembly protein SufB encodes MVTIGSTKIHNMAIDNKLIESAADGDFHYDTTYEYNAGIGLTEKTIEYISKTKSEDAWLLEFRKKAYETFKSLGMPTSLMGDSIDFDNIRYYLSKGNDSKRSWDEVPDEIKKTFDRLGVPEKERKYLAGVEAQFDSESAYSRLKDTMAKDGVIFVDSATGLKNYPEIFKKFFGTVVPVDDNKFSALNSAVFSGGSFIYVPPGIKIQQPLQAYFRINAESFGQFERTLIIVDEGAELIYMEGCTAPKFETTTLHAAVVEIIAKKGAKIQYITAQNWSNNVYNLVTKRGLAQENAEIKWIDCNIGSKKTMKYPCIILAGNQAKGEIMSVAMASHNQLQDTGAKIIHRANSTTSNIVSKSISIGTGLASYKGLVKIDENASNCRNNTRCDALLIDQNSRTETQPVIVVQGKKNHLQHEASVSKIDEEKLYYLQQRGIPMKQAISLIVNGFVNDLLNEFPLEYSIELKRLIELEIDN; translated from the coding sequence ATGGTTACGATTGGCTCGACAAAGATTCATAACATGGCCATAGATAACAAGTTAATCGAAAGCGCAGCCGATGGCGATTTTCACTATGATACGACCTATGAATACAACGCCGGAATCGGATTGACCGAAAAAACCATAGAATATATATCAAAAACCAAATCCGAAGATGCTTGGCTGCTGGAATTCAGAAAAAAGGCCTATGAAACCTTCAAAAGCCTCGGGATGCCAACGTCATTGATGGGGGATAGCATCGACTTTGATAACATAAGGTATTACCTATCAAAGGGTAACGATTCGAAAAGATCCTGGGATGAGGTACCAGATGAAATCAAAAAAACCTTCGATAGGCTGGGTGTCCCTGAAAAAGAAAGAAAATATCTCGCCGGCGTGGAGGCACAATTTGACAGCGAATCAGCCTACTCAAGGCTGAAAGATACCATGGCAAAAGATGGCGTGATATTTGTCGATTCGGCCACCGGCCTGAAGAATTATCCGGAGATCTTCAAAAAATTCTTCGGCACCGTGGTGCCGGTAGATGATAACAAATTCAGCGCGTTAAACAGCGCAGTCTTCAGCGGCGGCAGCTTCATCTACGTCCCACCGGGTATCAAAATTCAACAGCCACTTCAGGCATATTTTCGTATAAATGCAGAAAGTTTTGGTCAATTCGAACGCACGTTAATTATTGTGGATGAAGGGGCTGAGCTAATCTACATGGAAGGCTGCACAGCACCAAAATTCGAAACCACAACGCTTCATGCCGCCGTGGTAGAAATCATCGCCAAAAAAGGCGCCAAGATCCAGTATATAACGGCTCAAAACTGGTCAAACAATGTATATAATCTGGTCACCAAAAGAGGCCTGGCCCAGGAGAATGCCGAAATAAAGTGGATCGATTGCAACATTGGCTCAAAAAAAACCATGAAATACCCATGTATAATTTTGGCTGGCAACCAGGCCAAAGGTGAAATAATGTCCGTGGCCATGGCGTCACATAACCAGTTGCAGGACACCGGCGCAAAAATCATCCACCGGGCAAATTCAACCACATCGAATATTGTGTCAAAATCCATTTCCATCGGCACAGGTCTAGCTTCCTACAAAGGCCTGGTAAAAATCGATGAAAACGCATCAAATTGTCGCAATAACACGCGCTGTGATGCACTGCTAATAGACCAAAATAGCCGCACCGAGACTCAGCCGGTCATTGTGGTACAGGGTAAAAAAAATCACCTGCAGCATGAGGCGAGCGTGTCAAAAATAGACGAGGAAAAATTGTACTACTTGCAGCAAAGAGGGATTCCCATGAAACAGGCTATCAGTCTGATAGTCAATGGCTTCGTAAACGATCTACTCAACGAATTTCCACTGGAGTACAGCATCGAACTCAAGCGACTGATAGAATTGGAAATAGATAATTAA
- the ftsH gene encoding ATP-dependent zinc metalloprotease FtsH, which translates to MIWVLLISIIFTLWSSYSQHDSTKVIWTISQAIDASEQGRISEGVIQPDPSKGDRWYRLYGKARTDIPIKLLNGETVDHVYFEAQGRLTSERFNKLIDSSSNWREKPSSTFFTDLLLSVLPFLIVIFVFYLLFARQMRGAGKSAMSFGKSKAKLLTKDSNKKTFADVAGCDEAKEEVSEIVDFLKNPKKFQEIGGRIPKGCLMIGPPGTGKTLLARAVAGEADVPFFSISGSDFVEMFVGVGAARVRDMFEQGRKNAPCIVFIDEIDAVGRHRGAGLGGGNDEREQTLNSILVEMDGFDGREGVIIIAATNRPDVLDTALLRPGRFDRQIVIDLPDLNGRLDILKVHAKKIKLAKNVNLTEVARGTSGFSGADLENLLNESALLAARFDKKEVEPIDIDEARDKIYFGRERKKLMDKKDKLIIAYHEAGHAIVQAVIDDGNLPVHKVTIIPRGQSLGSTMFMPKKDILNHSKANLLNQICCSMGGRVAEELEFSEITSGAAGDVKSATKLARHMVCDWGMSPLGPVAYGENQDHIFLGREITRTQNYSEKTAQQIDSEIFKIIDGEYSRAKEILTEKHDYLKKLAEALLRYETIEGRLVYELVKHGEFKSRVSHGRRHSKKKNEILVDTPKNEVPKKEADSTLGDMGSVL; encoded by the coding sequence ATGATTTGGGTCTTATTGATCAGCATAATATTTACATTGTGGTCAAGTTACTCGCAACATGACAGCACGAAGGTCATTTGGACAATAAGTCAGGCGATAGATGCATCTGAACAAGGGAGAATTTCAGAGGGTGTGATTCAACCAGATCCATCCAAAGGTGACAGGTGGTATCGGCTGTACGGCAAGGCGAGAACCGATATACCGATTAAGCTACTCAATGGAGAAACCGTTGATCATGTGTACTTTGAGGCCCAGGGTCGGCTTACCAGCGAGAGATTTAATAAGCTCATAGATTCATCATCTAATTGGCGCGAAAAGCCCAGCAGTACATTTTTTACCGATTTGCTGCTTAGCGTGTTGCCATTCCTAATCGTCATATTCGTCTTCTATCTGCTATTTGCTAGGCAAATGCGTGGTGCCGGCAAGAGCGCAATGAGCTTTGGTAAAAGCAAAGCAAAGTTGTTGACGAAGGATTCCAACAAAAAGACATTTGCCGATGTGGCTGGTTGTGATGAAGCCAAGGAAGAAGTTTCGGAAATCGTTGATTTTTTGAAAAATCCGAAAAAATTTCAGGAAATAGGCGGCCGTATACCGAAGGGCTGCCTGATGATTGGTCCACCAGGTACTGGTAAAACATTGCTAGCCCGTGCCGTTGCCGGAGAGGCCGATGTGCCATTTTTCAGTATAAGTGGTTCGGATTTCGTTGAAATGTTTGTGGGTGTTGGTGCGGCCAGGGTCAGAGATATGTTCGAGCAAGGTAGAAAAAATGCTCCCTGTATAGTGTTTATAGATGAGATAGATGCCGTTGGCAGGCACCGGGGTGCTGGTCTTGGTGGAGGAAACGATGAGCGGGAGCAGACACTGAACTCGATATTGGTTGAGATGGACGGCTTTGATGGTCGCGAAGGGGTGATAATCATAGCCGCTACAAACCGACCAGATGTTTTAGATACGGCGCTGTTACGCCCAGGACGTTTTGACCGTCAAATAGTTATAGATTTGCCAGACCTGAATGGCAGGCTTGATATTTTGAAGGTGCATGCCAAGAAAATTAAACTGGCCAAAAATGTCAATTTGACGGAAGTTGCTCGTGGAACTTCTGGGTTTTCCGGTGCGGATCTCGAAAATTTATTGAATGAATCTGCGTTGTTGGCTGCTAGATTTGATAAAAAAGAGGTTGAGCCTATTGATATAGACGAAGCCCGGGACAAGATCTACTTTGGTCGCGAACGTAAGAAGTTGATGGATAAGAAGGATAAGCTCATAATTGCCTATCATGAGGCCGGCCATGCCATTGTGCAGGCGGTCATCGATGATGGCAATCTTCCGGTCCATAAGGTTACGATTATTCCCCGAGGCCAAAGTCTTGGAAGCACAATGTTTATGCCGAAAAAAGACATATTGAACCATTCTAAAGCGAATTTGTTGAACCAGATTTGCTGTTCAATGGGCGGTCGTGTGGCCGAGGAACTGGAATTTTCCGAGATCACAAGCGGTGCTGCCGGTGATGTAAAATCGGCAACAAAACTAGCACGCCATATGGTTTGTGACTGGGGAATGAGTCCGCTGGGGCCAGTGGCCTATGGTGAAAACCAGGATCACATATTCCTCGGCCGAGAGATAACCAGAACGCAAAACTATAGCGAGAAGACGGCTCAGCAAATAGATAGCGAAATTTTTAAAATCATAGACGGAGAATATTCCAGGGCAAAAGAAATTCTAACGGAAAAACATGATTACTTGAAAAAGCTTGCAGAGGCATTACTCCGCTATGAAACCATCGAAGGCCGATTGGTCTATGAGTTGGTCAAGCATGGCGAGTTCAAATCTAGGGTTTCTCATGGCCGTAGACATTCCAAAAAAAAGAACGAAATACTTGTTGATACCCCAAAAAATGAGGTACCAAAGAAAGAAGCTGACAGCACCCTGGGAGATATGGGCTCGGTCCTGTAG
- the tilS gene encoding tRNA lysidine(34) synthetase TilS produces the protein MTAIQEQDWNYYSQSLCTLIPRSKLEPDAVDFINQNRSLGLCCSGGMDSVCLLLLIHSHFGPSHRIVVLHYNHNTRGEENNVDEFFVKTLATSLSLVFFSEKRENTQNSSEKILRQDRYDFFLRAIRSFDCSCLVLGHHMDDLIESMLMRLAKGYGPRALASPQAVQRFADHVRVRPLLNTRRSFIEKSLKNIGIPWQEDPSNGTDLYLRNRLRSCIKRNFDEIFQDRDWRSGFAMARHLMAEDSEALDQILVASAVSTDAKMLNLHEIRSMPRAIIRRILSLWLVNNNLVAMASFKHLSNIIDWVINREAKTIGCADNRSIEIQNDWIVIRQLDKPERPREFMFGNWLHGDLYLPSGVLKRRKIHVHDGALATDDNTIARLSMDGNAKLIVRNWNHGDRYIPFGLAGYKKLKKCFCERKISVNVRKILPVVTNGSGEILWVPGLPVSNDARIKFNDKLALELTFLRR, from the coding sequence GTGACAGCAATTCAGGAACAGGACTGGAACTATTATTCGCAGAGTTTATGCACCTTGATTCCCAGGTCTAAATTAGAGCCCGATGCGGTCGATTTTATAAATCAAAACCGCTCCCTGGGCCTATGCTGTTCCGGCGGAATGGATTCGGTCTGCTTGCTGCTGTTAATCCATAGCCACTTCGGTCCGAGCCATCGGATTGTTGTTTTACATTATAATCACAATACCCGCGGTGAGGAAAACAATGTGGATGAATTTTTTGTTAAAACCCTAGCCACATCGTTGAGTTTGGTGTTTTTTTCGGAAAAAAGAGAGAATACCCAAAATAGTTCTGAGAAAATTTTAAGGCAAGATCGATACGATTTTTTTCTTAGGGCTATCCGTAGCTTTGATTGCAGCTGCCTGGTTCTTGGCCATCATATGGATGATCTGATCGAGTCGATGTTGATGCGTTTGGCAAAAGGATACGGGCCCAGGGCCCTGGCATCGCCCCAGGCAGTGCAAAGGTTTGCAGATCATGTCAGGGTGCGACCTCTACTTAATACCAGGAGAAGTTTTATTGAAAAATCTCTTAAAAACATCGGAATCCCCTGGCAGGAGGATCCAAGCAATGGCACGGATCTATATCTGCGCAATCGCCTGAGAAGCTGTATTAAAAGGAATTTTGACGAAATTTTCCAAGACAGAGACTGGCGAAGTGGGTTTGCAATGGCCAGACACCTGATGGCTGAAGATTCCGAAGCCTTGGATCAAATCCTAGTAGCATCGGCTGTTTCGACCGATGCCAAGATGCTTAATTTGCATGAGATCAGGTCGATGCCCAGAGCAATAATTAGGCGCATCCTGTCCCTGTGGCTGGTAAATAATAATCTTGTAGCCATGGCTAGCTTTAAGCATTTGAGCAACATTATTGACTGGGTAATAAACAGGGAGGCCAAAACCATAGGTTGTGCAGACAACAGATCCATTGAGATACAAAATGATTGGATAGTAATTCGCCAACTAGATAAACCCGAAAGACCTAGAGAGTTTATGTTTGGCAATTGGCTACATGGTGATCTTTATCTACCATCCGGTGTGCTAAAACGTAGAAAAATTCATGTGCACGACGGTGCCCTGGCCACGGATGATAATACCATCGCAAGGTTATCAATGGACGGCAACGCTAAGCTAATAGTAAGAAATTGGAACCATGGAGATAGATACATTCCGTTTGGGTTGGCTGGATATAAAAAGTTGAAAAAATGTTTCTGTGAGCGAAAAATTTCAGTAAATGTGCGAAAGATACTGCCGGTTGTGACCAATGGTAGTGGTGAGATACTATGGGTGCCGGGCCTACCAGTATCAAATGATGCCAGGATAAAATTTAATGATAAGTTGGCTCTAGAGTTGACATTTTTAAGACGATAG
- a CDS encoding LOG family protein: MRDRVESVSRDMVKPIEHIKTKGINGAIIFWGSARIPSQEKSSRILGSKAINGGTPGKIAKLSKYYKSAEELSFRLAKWCDSVFERPNRCVICSGGGGGIMEAANTGAALAGCENIGLNIKIPSEQKINPQVTDGLSVEFEYFMPRKFWFMYLAKAIVVFPGGFGTLDETFEALTLIQTGRQRTRLPFIFFGSQFWKSLINFDLLCELGLVEPEAMASFHFSDTVEDSFDFITKNIEK; encoded by the coding sequence ATGCGTGATAGAGTCGAATCCGTTAGTAGAGATATGGTTAAGCCAATCGAGCATATCAAGACCAAGGGCATAAATGGTGCGATAATATTCTGGGGATCAGCAAGAATCCCTAGCCAAGAAAAGTCTAGCAGGATATTGGGTTCCAAAGCGATTAACGGTGGTACGCCGGGAAAAATAGCTAAGCTGTCAAAGTATTATAAATCGGCCGAAGAATTGTCATTTAGGTTGGCAAAGTGGTGCGATTCGGTCTTTGAAAGGCCAAACCGCTGTGTAATTTGCTCTGGCGGTGGCGGTGGAATCATGGAGGCAGCCAATACCGGTGCGGCTTTAGCTGGCTGCGAAAACATTGGATTAAACATAAAAATTCCGTCGGAGCAAAAGATTAATCCACAGGTTACCGATGGCCTGAGCGTGGAGTTTGAGTACTTCATGCCAAGGAAGTTTTGGTTCATGTATCTGGCCAAAGCAATAGTCGTTTTTCCCGGTGGATTTGGCACGCTGGACGAAACCTTCGAGGCTCTGACGCTCATTCAGACCGGTCGGCAAAGAACAAGGTTGCCGTTCATATTCTTCGGATCACAATTTTGGAAAAGTCTCATAAATTTCGATTTGTTGTGCGAATTGGGGCTGGTGGAACCTGAAGCCATGGCCAGCTTTCATTTTTCCGATACGGTGGAAGACTCGTTTGACTTTATAACGAAAAATATCGAAAAATAA
- a CDS encoding 6-phosphofructokinase, whose product MSDFLVGNLLIIQHGCNSVVSNAILSGIVTEALNHECIEEILGSVNGLQGLTSGDFIDLSSEQQQTMLNLQYSAGAVLGTHIKGTLSAEDLGNMLNQIQKHNIRFIFNLGAQEAQKFSEQISLLAIENAYELRVIGIPETIENNIPITDHCLGYGSAIKLLATALQESSNVLQSSGLRNVVEIFEIPGTNPEWLVAGAVLARKTSRHNSPHMLYLPRTVLSKSTLLEQVSGVLKSSNFCTIVTSSNLVNELGNPLATDNNSAADELKDFITEELDVGINIVKLGTLLKGFSAVASAVDLKEAIASGGKAVEFAINGANKKMLTILRADPNRYSVEYGLADLSNVVGHDKALPDSWLSEKDEPTNSFLKYATPLIQGEPRQSFTNGLPRHIVLKKVEFP is encoded by the coding sequence ATGTCTGATTTTTTAGTAGGAAATTTGCTTATTATCCAACACGGATGCAACTCCGTCGTCAGTAACGCTATTTTATCTGGTATTGTCACCGAAGCACTTAACCATGAATGTATCGAAGAAATTCTTGGTAGTGTAAATGGCCTCCAGGGGCTAACCTCCGGTGATTTTATAGATCTGTCATCCGAGCAACAGCAAACGATGCTTAATCTGCAATACTCTGCAGGAGCGGTACTTGGCACCCATATAAAGGGAACCCTGTCGGCCGAGGATCTTGGCAACATGCTGAACCAGATACAAAAGCACAACATCAGGTTTATTTTCAACCTGGGAGCCCAGGAAGCTCAAAAATTTTCTGAGCAAATCTCACTGTTAGCCATAGAAAACGCCTACGAACTAAGGGTAATTGGCATACCTGAAACCATAGAAAATAACATCCCGATCACCGACCATTGTCTAGGCTATGGCAGCGCGATCAAGCTACTGGCTACGGCCCTACAAGAATCATCTAACGTCTTACAATCAAGTGGGTTGCGTAATGTAGTCGAAATTTTTGAAATACCTGGTACAAACCCTGAATGGCTAGTTGCCGGCGCCGTGTTGGCACGGAAAACATCTCGACATAACTCTCCACATATGTTATATTTGCCAAGAACAGTTTTGAGTAAATCCACACTGCTGGAACAGGTTAGCGGTGTATTAAAATCAAGTAATTTTTGTACAATCGTTACGTCCAGCAACCTGGTCAATGAGCTTGGAAATCCTCTGGCCACAGACAATAACAGCGCGGCTGATGAACTAAAAGATTTTATTACTGAAGAACTTGATGTTGGTATAAATATTGTAAAACTCGGAACTCTTCTGAAAGGATTTTCTGCAGTCGCCTCCGCCGTGGACCTGAAAGAAGCCATAGCTTCTGGTGGTAAAGCCGTAGAATTTGCCATCAATGGGGCCAATAAAAAGATGCTTACCATACTTCGAGCCGATCCAAATAGATATTCGGTCGAATATGGCCTTGCCGATCTCAGCAATGTGGTTGGCCATGATAAGGCTTTACCGGACAGTTGGTTATCCGAGAAAGACGAGCCAACAAATAGTTTCCTAAAATATGCCACACCACTGATCCAGGGCGAACCTAGGCAAAGCTTCACCAATGGCTTACCAAGACATATAGTTTTGAAAAAGGTAGAATTCCCCTAG
- the trxA gene encoding thioredoxin encodes MLVVVISHILSLIAIDWDCLLGNYTNMASEKVIHLTLNNFETVVGSSTKPVVIDFWAPWCGPCRALSPILDSIAEEHDDIVVCKVDIDEETGLAEKFDVSAIPTLVFFKNGRQVDKTVGAVTKTAILSKLK; translated from the coding sequence ATGTTAGTTGTTGTGATTAGTCATATTTTGTCACTCATCGCTATTGACTGGGATTGTTTATTGGGTAATTATACCAACATGGCATCGGAGAAGGTTATCCATCTAACCCTAAATAATTTTGAAACTGTGGTTGGTTCGTCGACCAAACCTGTGGTGATAGACTTTTGGGCACCATGGTGTGGTCCCTGTCGAGCGCTTAGCCCGATTTTGGATTCGATCGCCGAGGAACATGATGACATTGTGGTTTGCAAAGTGGATATCGACGAGGAGACCGGTCTGGCTGAGAAATTCGATGTTAGCGCGATACCAACGCTGGTATTTTTTAAAAACGGCAGGCAGGTCGACAAAACCGTTGGAGCGGTTACAAAAACAGCCATTTTGAGCAAATTAAAGTAG